The following are encoded together in the Blautia obeum ATCC 29174 genome:
- a CDS encoding BppU family phage baseplate upper protein yields MALGKVIQRIEIEMSGGTKQYMVSAKQGDRATRYVETVLLNHGEPYTIPAGSSVTAFIRKPDRHRVYTPCEFTDNVVMVELDSQALAAAGTALCEVEVKSSDLMQVVTSVTFEIEIEAKVKDEDAIVSGDELSIFDKTMKQYADQETKRVNAEEARVQAETGRVKAEEARVQAETGRVKAEEARVQAETGRVNAEKSRVSAESDRVTAEQERQKQANEVLDKANEAVKIAGQINEASYMLDKDENIKYAYAIYTERGIPHLALTPINE; encoded by the coding sequence AGTAATTCAGCGAATTGAAATCGAAATGTCGGGTGGGACAAAACAGTATATGGTGTCTGCAAAACAGGGAGATCGGGCAACAAGATATGTCGAAACCGTACTACTGAATCATGGGGAACCGTACACGATCCCGGCAGGATCCAGCGTCACAGCTTTCATCAGAAAACCAGATAGACACAGGGTATATACACCGTGTGAATTCACGGACAATGTTGTGATGGTGGAATTGGACAGTCAGGCACTGGCAGCAGCGGGAACGGCATTGTGTGAAGTGGAAGTGAAATCTTCAGATCTGATGCAGGTGGTAACATCGGTCACTTTTGAAATAGAGATTGAAGCAAAGGTGAAAGATGAAGATGCGATCGTTTCGGGCGATGAACTTTCTATCTTCGATAAGACAATGAAACAGTATGCTGATCAGGAAACGAAACGTGTGAACGCAGAAGAAGCCAGAGTGCAGGCAGAAACAGGTCGCGTGAAGGCAGAGGAAGCCAGAGTGCAGGCAGAAACAGGTCGCGTGAAGGCAGAGGAAGCCAGAGTGCAGGCAGAAACAGGTCGTGTGAACGCGGAAAAAAGCAGAGTGTCAGCAGAAAGTGATCGCGTCACGGCAGAACAGGAAAGACAGAAGCAGGCGAATGAAGTTCTGGATAAGGCAAATGAAGCTGTAAAAATTGCGGGGCAGATCAATGAAGCATCATATATGTTGGATAAAGATGAAAATATCAAATATGCATATGCAATTTATACAGAACGGGGGATCCCGCATCTGGCATTAACACCGATCAATGAGTAA